In one window of Legionella fallonii LLAP-10 DNA:
- a CDS encoding SNARE domain-containing protein: MNHFSGDPMYCHALATCFNGELITWHIPHNMNPSRLFAQNNTNQWKRDISELSGTLEIGICRTYAKNNHYLYILKLNPGYCFIACDTQLDLKQVNWLAYHLLDKKITLNEVADNLEHYSQDPEVAIAMKENIEELIAQKPCIADLIERTNNLPTISFQFHSQSKEHQCILI, from the coding sequence ATGAATCATTTTTCAGGAGATCCAATGTATTGTCATGCTTTGGCTACTTGTTTTAATGGGGAGTTAATCACTTGGCATATCCCCCATAATATGAATCCCAGTCGTTTATTTGCTCAGAACAATACTAATCAATGGAAAAGGGACATTTCTGAGCTAAGTGGTACTCTTGAAATAGGTATCTGCAGAACTTATGCTAAAAATAACCATTACCTCTATATTCTGAAACTAAATCCTGGATATTGCTTCATAGCTTGTGATACCCAATTAGATCTCAAACAAGTCAACTGGCTTGCATACCATCTTCTTGATAAGAAAATAACATTAAACGAAGTGGCTGATAATTTAGAGCACTACTCTCAAGATCCAGAAGTGGCGATAGCAATGAAAGAAAATATTGAGGAACTAATAGCGCAAAAACCTTGTATTGCAGATCTGATTGAGCGAACCAATAATTTGCCAACCATCTCTTTTCAATTTCATTCACAATCTAAAGAACACCAATGCATTTTAATCTAA
- a CDS encoding polysaccharide deacetylase family protein yields MKIKLVTVKILLILSFFITLPMIGWAQQKTIAITIDDLPFVGEYRNFHLNMIVTAMKEQQVPATGFIIAREVRHDNWEALRKFREAGFGLGNHTLSHANLNKLDINECIHEIKEADSILQPVLTKPKYFRYPYLAMGTGSKKNKILCYLASKNYQVAPITIDSKDFAFNQRLFAVPEINRRAYLDELKPFYLDFIWQQTVKAEEHRNTDQAQILLIHANLLNAYVLPDIIKLYKEKGYTFVTLEKALKTFKSPQCPSLQLAKQEIKKKSANLEKPNTDTNIENFVDWD; encoded by the coding sequence ATGAAAATCAAATTAGTTACTGTAAAAATTTTATTAATCCTATCGTTTTTCATAACCTTGCCAATGATTGGTTGGGCACAACAAAAAACAATTGCCATTACCATTGATGACCTCCCCTTTGTCGGAGAATATAGGAATTTTCATTTAAATATGATTGTGACAGCGATGAAAGAGCAGCAAGTTCCTGCAACAGGTTTTATCATCGCCCGCGAAGTACGTCATGATAATTGGGAGGCACTACGCAAATTTCGTGAAGCAGGATTTGGCTTAGGCAATCATACATTGTCTCATGCCAATCTTAATAAACTAGACATCAATGAATGTATTCACGAAATTAAAGAAGCTGACTCTATTTTGCAACCCGTTCTTACTAAGCCAAAATATTTCCGCTATCCTTATCTAGCAATGGGTACAGGGAGTAAGAAAAATAAAATTCTTTGTTATTTAGCAAGCAAAAACTACCAAGTGGCACCTATCACTATAGACAGCAAAGATTTTGCTTTTAATCAACGTCTCTTCGCAGTCCCAGAAATAAATAGACGCGCTTATTTAGATGAGTTAAAACCATTTTATTTAGATTTTATCTGGCAACAGACTGTAAAAGCCGAAGAGCACCGTAATACTGATCAGGCACAGATTTTATTGATTCATGCTAATTTACTCAATGCTTACGTTTTGCCAGACATCATTAAATTGTATAAAGAAAAAGGATATACCTTTGTTACTTTAGAAAAAGCGTTAAAAACCTTTAAGAGTCCTCAGTGCCCATCATTGCAATTAGCAAAACAAGAGATTAAGAAAAAGAGCGCTAATTTAGAAAAGCCTAATACGGATACAAACATTGAAAATTTTGTCGATTGGGATTAG
- a CDS encoding MFS transporter gives MQHMVDEYRGADDMKSFLLPWLVCFAATMFFFYEFIQGNMFASIAASIMQDFQIQADKMAYLSSIYYLSNVIFLFVAGMVLDRYSIKNTILIAMFFCVISTFILAYSHSFYMALFCRFITGIGSAFCFLGPVRLASHWFPPKRMALVTGAIVTVAMTGGMVAQYPLTKLVAYVGWRQAVLDIGVLGFAMLVLMFFWIKERPQVAVKKEGKPIDILTAAKKAYLNTQYLRAALYTSLMNMAIAVFGAMMGTLYLEQRLSVSSEQASVINGMIFFGAIIGSPLIGWISDKVGLRVLPMKAGIIASMLTLLAVLYLPVSYNTMAVLFFLLGFFTSAQVISYALVAESSSPVMTATAVSVISILTQGGFLVYQNLFSSLLTNYGGMHLINGVPVYQLEAYQYAATILPIGLLIAFLMLWGLRETRCRQVEF, from the coding sequence ATGCAGCATATGGTGGATGAATATAGAGGCGCTGACGATATGAAGTCGTTCTTGTTACCTTGGTTGGTATGTTTTGCAGCAACAATGTTTTTCTTTTATGAATTTATTCAGGGAAATATGTTTGCTTCTATCGCAGCCAGTATTATGCAGGATTTTCAAATACAAGCTGATAAAATGGCTTATTTATCCAGTATTTATTATTTATCCAATGTAATTTTTTTGTTTGTTGCCGGCATGGTACTGGATCGCTATTCCATTAAAAATACTATATTGATTGCCATGTTTTTTTGTGTCATCAGTACTTTTATTTTGGCTTATTCCCACTCTTTTTACATGGCTTTATTTTGTCGTTTTATTACTGGTATAGGAAGCGCTTTTTGCTTTTTAGGGCCAGTACGATTAGCTTCCCATTGGTTTCCACCTAAGCGTATGGCTTTAGTCACAGGAGCCATTGTTACTGTAGCGATGACTGGTGGCATGGTTGCTCAATATCCCTTAACTAAATTGGTTGCCTACGTTGGTTGGCGCCAGGCCGTTTTAGATATTGGCGTACTTGGATTTGCTATGTTGGTGCTGATGTTTTTCTGGATAAAAGAAAGACCCCAGGTGGCTGTGAAGAAAGAAGGCAAGCCTATAGACATTCTAACGGCTGCTAAGAAGGCTTATTTGAATACCCAGTATTTACGGGCCGCCCTTTACACCAGTTTAATGAATATGGCTATCGCTGTATTTGGCGCTATGATGGGGACCCTATATCTTGAACAACGATTAAGTGTTAGTTCTGAGCAAGCTTCCGTAATCAATGGAATGATATTTTTTGGGGCAATTATTGGCTCTCCGTTAATCGGTTGGATATCTGATAAAGTAGGTTTAAGAGTATTACCTATGAAGGCAGGCATTATTGCTTCCATGCTGACTTTATTGGCTGTTCTCTATCTCCCTGTTTCTTATAATACTATGGCAGTATTATTTTTCTTATTAGGTTTCTTTACTTCAGCTCAAGTAATTAGTTATGCCTTAGTTGCTGAAAGTAGTTCTCCAGTGATGACTGCAACAGCAGTTAGTGTCATTTCCATTTTAACTCAAGGCGGTTTCTTAGTTTATCAAAATTTATTTAGTTCTTTATTAACTAACTATGGCGGAATGCATTTAATTAATGGAGTACCAGTGTATCAATTAGAAGCATATCAATATGCAGCAACTATTTTGCCTATAGGTTTGTTAATTGCTTTTTTGATGCTGTGGGGATTGAGGGAAACTCGTTGTCGTCAGGTTGAGTTTTAA
- a CDS encoding thymidine kinase: MAKLYFYYAAMNAGKSTVLLQSSHNYRERGMQTLLFTPSIDTRYQYGTIHSRIGLSEQAVAFKEKDDLYELTSKLQQQGQQYACILLDEAQFLTREQVYQLTEITDNLSIPVLAYGLRTDYKGELFAGSQFLLAWADELVELKTICHCGRKAIMNMRINAEGEVVVEGEQVFIGGNESYVATCRLHYKRRDAGIWATNQLLFNKDTNSI, from the coding sequence ATGGCAAAACTTTATTTTTACTATGCTGCGATGAATGCAGGAAAAAGCACGGTCTTATTGCAATCGAGTCATAACTACAGAGAACGTGGGATGCAAACCTTATTGTTTACTCCTTCTATAGATACCAGATATCAATACGGTACTATTCATTCTCGTATTGGCTTGTCGGAGCAAGCTGTTGCTTTTAAAGAAAAAGATGATTTATACGAACTCACCTCTAAATTGCAACAACAAGGGCAGCAATATGCTTGTATCCTCCTGGATGAGGCGCAATTTTTGACTCGCGAACAAGTTTATCAATTAACCGAAATTACTGATAATCTGTCTATTCCTGTTTTGGCTTATGGTTTGCGCACGGACTATAAAGGAGAGTTATTTGCAGGCAGTCAATTTTTACTGGCCTGGGCAGATGAATTAGTGGAATTAAAAACAATTTGTCATTGCGGGCGTAAAGCCATTATGAACATGAGAATTAATGCCGAAGGGGAAGTTGTGGTTGAAGGAGAACAAGTATTCATTGGCGGTAATGAATCTTATGTTGCTACTTGTCGCTTGCATTATAAGCGTCGTGACGCCGGTATTTGGGCTACAAACCAGCTATTGTTCAATAAAGATACCAATTCTATTTAA
- a CDS encoding ArnT family glycosyltransferase yields MDIKSDRLVYQKFINHALFVLIFLLLCRVIASYFIPLNDTTEARYGEIARKMLETGNWVNLLHDYGIPFWAKPPLSTWFSAVSMNLFGISEWAVRLPSLLLSIGILGLIWDLAKKHSGLEVALVSILVLSGMLFFFLEAGTVMTDPSLTFCCTLALVAFWHAMVTKSKLWSYGFFIGLGLGLLAKGPLVLILVGTPIFFWVLLRKQWRNLWNNLPWIKGTLLLFAIALPWYILAELRTPGFLNYFIVGEHFNRFLVPGWTGDKYGAAHHAPKGIIWIFAIAGIFPWNLVVGKWLISHAKNLPVLFRDEDGWLSYLVLCALTPLVFFTFSSNIIYPYVFPSLPAFALLFAEIWKRSNQLLINSQWIIRFSAINGVLFLIGTLLFMLKPDWIAKTQKPVINAWIKQHPTPGSNLVYWGDRTEFSAQFYSAGKVKSAQSVVGLCKLLSNGVDNYFVINSQIASQIPPKLFSQFTLVKTINYKQERMLLLHCPILNC; encoded by the coding sequence GTGGATATAAAAAGCGACCGCTTGGTTTATCAAAAATTCATTAATCATGCATTGTTTGTATTAATTTTTCTCCTTTTATGCCGAGTGATTGCCAGTTATTTTATTCCCCTAAATGACACTACTGAAGCGCGATATGGCGAGATAGCACGTAAAATGCTTGAAACAGGCAATTGGGTTAATTTATTGCATGATTATGGTATTCCATTTTGGGCTAAGCCACCTTTATCAACTTGGTTCTCCGCTGTATCCATGAATTTATTTGGTATTAGTGAATGGGCTGTCCGTCTACCCAGCTTATTATTATCCATAGGGATTTTGGGGTTGATTTGGGATTTAGCTAAAAAGCATAGTGGTCTTGAGGTGGCTCTTGTTTCCATTTTAGTTCTTTCCGGAATGCTATTCTTTTTTCTGGAAGCGGGCACAGTAATGACTGACCCCTCGTTAACCTTTTGTTGCACACTGGCCTTGGTTGCTTTTTGGCATGCTATGGTAACTAAGAGTAAGCTTTGGTCTTATGGATTTTTTATTGGCTTGGGGTTGGGATTATTAGCGAAAGGGCCATTAGTCCTAATTTTGGTAGGTACGCCTATTTTCTTTTGGGTCTTATTGCGTAAACAATGGCGTAATTTGTGGAATAATCTGCCTTGGATTAAAGGTACTTTACTTCTTTTTGCTATAGCACTCCCTTGGTATATCCTCGCTGAACTGCGCACCCCTGGGTTTCTAAATTATTTTATTGTTGGCGAGCATTTTAATCGTTTCTTAGTACCAGGATGGACTGGCGATAAATACGGTGCAGCTCATCATGCTCCTAAAGGGATAATCTGGATATTTGCCATAGCTGGAATATTTCCCTGGAATCTGGTTGTCGGTAAATGGCTTATCTCGCATGCAAAGAATCTGCCTGTATTATTTCGTGATGAAGATGGATGGCTAAGCTATTTGGTGCTCTGTGCTCTTACGCCATTAGTCTTTTTTACTTTTTCCAGTAATATTATTTACCCTTATGTTTTTCCCTCTTTACCTGCCTTTGCCTTGCTTTTTGCTGAAATTTGGAAGCGTTCAAATCAATTGCTCATTAATAGCCAATGGATAATTCGGTTTTCTGCAATTAATGGCGTTTTGTTTTTAATAGGTACCTTGCTCTTTATGCTCAAACCTGATTGGATAGCAAAAACTCAGAAACCCGTGATTAATGCATGGATTAAACAACATCCTACCCCTGGGTCCAATCTTGTCTATTGGGGAGATAGAACGGAGTTTTCGGCGCAATTTTATTCCGCAGGCAAAGTTAAATCAGCTCAATCCGTTGTTGGGCTTTGTAAATTATTATCCAATGGTGTAGATAATTATTTTGTTATTAACTCCCAAATTGCATCGCAAATTCCTCCAAAGTTATTTTCTCAATTTACTTTGGTTAAGACAATTAATTACAAGCAGGAGCGGATGCTTTTACTACATTGTCCGATATTAAATTGTTAA
- a CDS encoding pilus assembly PilX family protein: MKQPSSINIGQSMANSTKQQGYVLLITLVLMIMLTVLALTQVASNTNQTRVASNATDSEITFEKTEGAVNQAINNLNNGTYTAASFLNNSNGLYVFDPNSPPLWTTINWSSSAVINSFQGNTGSQAAYFIEKLPSVCLPGQNCRTQTNNLYRITARAVGASGSSAVIIQTTLQVQQ; the protein is encoded by the coding sequence ATGAAACAACCATCCTCAATAAATATCGGTCAAAGCATGGCCAACTCAACCAAACAACAAGGCTATGTATTATTGATCACTCTTGTTTTAATGATTATGCTCACTGTTCTTGCTTTAACGCAGGTCGCCTCCAATACCAACCAGACACGCGTAGCATCTAATGCAACGGATTCTGAAATTACTTTTGAAAAAACTGAAGGAGCAGTGAATCAAGCAATTAATAACTTAAATAATGGCACCTATACTGCAGCTAGTTTTCTTAATAACAGTAATGGTCTGTATGTATTTGATCCCAACTCCCCTCCCTTATGGACTACTATTAATTGGTCAAGTAGTGCAGTCATTAATAGTTTTCAGGGAAACACAGGATCACAAGCAGCTTATTTTATTGAAAAATTACCGTCAGTTTGTCTACCAGGACAAAACTGTAGAACGCAAACTAATAATTTATATAGGATCACCGCCCGTGCTGTAGGAGCAAGCGGGAGTTCTGCAGTAATAATACAAACGACGTTACAAGTTCAACAATAG
- a CDS encoding MFS transporter has product MSHSVAVESGVWVPRGDLMAWIVCLSAGLFFFYEFFQLNIFDVINQPLRDEFHLDAAQLSWMSSTYLWADILFLLPAGIILDRFSTRRVILTAMLVCVIGTMGFALTDSFILASFFHFLSGIGNAFCFLSCVVLVSHWFPPRRQALVIGSLVTMAFLGGMMAHTPFAYLNELLGWRHALLIDGAVGVALLVWISFIVRDKPEHSPEQVRTNQGQIMSSFIKALANPQNWLAGLYTSFLNLPIMVLCALWGASYLQVAHHLPDIAASNVISLIFMGSVIGCPIVGWLSDTHGRRKPLMIFGAVATLIIVIPLFLHIVLSQMMLSIIFFALGFFTSTQVISYPLVAESNEEQNTGAATGVSSVIIMGGGAVGQVLFGWLMTHHAGMAGAQYTVANFQFAMWMFPIAAVAALVAVLMTRETYCKRQK; this is encoded by the coding sequence GTGTCACATTCCGTTGCAGTAGAGTCGGGGGTTTGGGTACCTCGTGGGGATTTGATGGCATGGATTGTGTGTCTATCTGCAGGCCTTTTCTTTTTTTATGAATTTTTCCAGCTGAATATTTTTGATGTAATTAATCAACCTTTACGTGATGAGTTTCATCTTGATGCGGCACAACTAAGCTGGATGTCTAGTACTTATTTATGGGCTGATATCTTATTCCTGTTACCAGCAGGGATTATTCTCGATCGTTTTTCCACACGGCGCGTTATTCTGACGGCTATGTTGGTTTGTGTTATAGGTACTATGGGTTTTGCCCTTACTGATTCGTTTATTTTAGCTTCCTTTTTTCATTTTCTTTCCGGAATAGGTAATGCTTTTTGCTTCTTGTCTTGTGTGGTATTAGTTTCTCATTGGTTTCCCCCACGCCGACAGGCCCTTGTTATTGGCTCATTAGTGACTATGGCCTTTCTGGGCGGCATGATGGCTCATACCCCTTTTGCGTATCTCAATGAACTGTTAGGATGGCGTCATGCTCTATTAATTGATGGGGCTGTTGGTGTGGCTTTATTAGTATGGATAAGCTTTATTGTTCGCGACAAACCAGAACACTCTCCTGAACAAGTTCGTACGAATCAAGGCCAGATCATGTCTAGCTTTATAAAAGCATTAGCTAATCCGCAAAATTGGTTAGCTGGTCTTTATACGTCTTTTCTTAATTTACCCATCATGGTTTTATGTGCTTTATGGGGAGCCAGCTACTTACAAGTAGCTCATCATTTACCTGATATTGCTGCAAGTAATGTAATCAGCTTAATTTTTATGGGCAGTGTGATCGGCTGTCCTATCGTTGGATGGTTATCGGACACTCACGGACGTCGTAAGCCTCTGATGATCTTTGGTGCGGTTGCCACTTTAATTATCGTGATTCCCTTATTTTTGCATATAGTTTTATCGCAGATGATGCTTAGTATCATCTTTTTTGCATTAGGTTTTTTTACTAGCACTCAAGTGATTTCTTATCCTTTGGTAGCTGAAAGTAATGAGGAGCAAAACACTGGCGCTGCTACTGGAGTTTCCTCAGTAATTATTATGGGTGGTGGGGCAGTAGGCCAAGTGCTTTTTGGGTGGCTAATGACTCATCATGCAGGTATGGCAGGGGCGCAATACACTGTTGCTAATTTTCAATTTGCCATGTGGATGTTCCCTATTGCTGCTGTAGCAGCTTTGGTTGCCGTGTTAATGACCCGAGAAACGTACTGCAAAAGACAAAAGTGA
- the pilV gene encoding type IV pilus modification protein PilV yields MTANSLRQKGMTLLEVLVTLVILAIGLLGLASMLMYSNKANNSSYAKQQAVQCAYDIFDRIRANYQSAINGSYNISNIGSNGLPATVSTPSTLCNVSACTPTQMATYDTWYWLTKDVAKLPNGSGSITSALSGATGNTVITVTIQWDDSQAQANLGASSTVSSNNANFVQLSIQSQL; encoded by the coding sequence ATGACAGCCAATAGTTTACGACAAAAAGGAATGACCTTACTCGAGGTATTAGTTACCTTGGTCATATTGGCCATTGGGCTTCTTGGTCTAGCAAGTATGCTCATGTACTCCAATAAAGCCAATAACTCCAGTTATGCGAAACAACAGGCAGTACAGTGTGCCTATGATATTTTCGACCGCATTCGTGCTAATTATCAATCAGCCATTAATGGTAGCTATAACATCAGCAATATAGGGAGTAATGGTTTACCCGCTACAGTGTCTACTCCATCGACCTTATGCAATGTTTCAGCTTGTACTCCAACACAAATGGCAACTTATGATACTTGGTATTGGCTCACTAAGGATGTTGCTAAACTACCTAATGGCAGTGGCTCTATTACCTCAGCACTTTCTGGCGCCACAGGGAATACAGTAATCACAGTAACCATCCAATGGGATGATAGTCAGGCACAAGCAAATTTGGGAGCAAGTAGTACGGTCTCAAGCAATAATGCCAACTTTGTTCAACTCAGTATTCAGAGCCAATTATGA
- a CDS encoding GspH/FimT family pseudopilin, which translates to MLKNKVKIGVTNTNTLVSQCIVIRLLSFPTNNKEQPPLKIKVNAGFTLIELMVTLSVLCLLLVLAIPSFKSMMLNNRLIANTDSLVNALSYARSTALYQEISVVVCPLGSLNSTSCGGSWSSGWIVITQPASGTSTLLKSQQYSSNDPTLSSNVTSVTFDAHGIATTQSNFKLCDNRGGTFATSVEVLATGFVQLGNTPGQAVWDNSALACP; encoded by the coding sequence ATGTTAAAAAACAAAGTGAAAATTGGTGTAACAAACACCAATACTCTTGTGTCTCAATGCATAGTGATTCGCCTATTATCATTCCCTACAAACAACAAAGAACAACCTCCACTTAAAATCAAAGTCAACGCCGGATTTACCCTTATTGAACTGATGGTTACTTTAAGCGTATTGTGCTTGCTCTTAGTACTCGCCATCCCTTCTTTCAAAAGCATGATGCTAAACAATAGATTGATCGCTAATACTGACTCATTAGTCAACGCACTTAGCTATGCACGTAGTACAGCACTTTATCAAGAAATAAGCGTAGTGGTATGTCCTCTAGGCTCCTTAAACTCTACTAGCTGTGGCGGCAGCTGGAGTTCCGGATGGATAGTGATAACACAGCCTGCATCGGGAACTAGTACACTACTCAAAAGCCAACAATATTCTTCTAATGATCCAACATTGAGCAGCAATGTGACCAGTGTAACCTTCGACGCACATGGAATTGCCACTACTCAAAGTAATTTTAAACTATGTGACAACCGAGGAGGAACTTTTGCCACTTCAGTCGAAGTGTTAGCTACAGGATTTGTCCAATTGGGAAACACTCCCGGCCAAGCAGTTTGGGATAATAGTGCTCTAGCATGTCCTTAG
- a CDS encoding PilW family protein: MNNIRPYLPVTITKTMRKDTGPKTISDDSRVTLIKRGSTALLKVQQGFSMVELMVAVLISLLITYAVLKIYLVQSQLYKTSTSQDVIQSTENAIVNLVTPVIRSTGFTGCGTVISAISNLNAGGPSPIATINTNPIMLMGYSGSGTSYTITQDNRANDSSAGDWSPSLEPTLVGNIEKGNDVIIVFGSAPGSYPTGVTTIDPTSSSLTVETTAGTSITSGQFAAVSDCGKTVIFQITGVSGNTISHASGTGILANASSDLTENFSTGSQFIQLQQTAFFVGQGQGGQSSLMRAILVGNTWNIQPIVPGVEFMQVEYGIGSNGIITQYVPASSVTDWAQVYAVRMGFLIEGQVGSGTLGAQKFTVLDTTVTVPADNRIRHVFEITINLRNALS, from the coding sequence ATGAACAATATTAGACCTTATTTACCAGTCACTATAACAAAAACCATGCGAAAAGATACAGGGCCAAAAACAATATCTGATGATTCACGTGTTACCCTAATAAAAAGGGGTTCAACTGCATTGCTCAAAGTACAACAAGGCTTTTCTATGGTGGAACTAATGGTAGCTGTCCTAATTAGCCTTCTTATCACCTATGCGGTTTTAAAAATTTATCTAGTCCAATCCCAGCTCTATAAAACCTCTACCTCCCAAGACGTTATCCAAAGTACTGAAAATGCCATTGTCAACCTGGTTACTCCGGTTATCCGCTCTACTGGTTTTACGGGGTGTGGTACTGTTATTTCAGCAATTTCTAATTTAAATGCAGGAGGACCAAGCCCAATAGCAACAATTAACACTAATCCCATAATGCTTATGGGGTATAGCGGCTCAGGAACATCATATACAATAACTCAGGACAATCGAGCCAATGATAGTAGTGCCGGTGATTGGAGCCCCTCTCTAGAACCAACGCTTGTAGGTAACATAGAAAAGGGCAATGACGTTATTATTGTTTTTGGTTCAGCCCCGGGAAGCTACCCTACCGGGGTCACAACCATAGATCCCACCAGCAGTTCTTTGACAGTAGAAACGACAGCTGGAACTTCTATCACCAGTGGGCAATTTGCTGCCGTTTCTGACTGTGGCAAGACAGTCATTTTTCAAATTACTGGTGTGTCAGGAAACACTATTTCTCATGCTTCTGGAACAGGGATTTTAGCAAATGCCAGTAGCGATTTAACGGAAAATTTTTCTACTGGTTCACAATTTATTCAATTACAACAAACTGCTTTTTTTGTAGGACAAGGACAAGGCGGGCAAAGCTCATTAATGCGCGCCATCTTAGTTGGTAATACCTGGAATATCCAGCCTATAGTGCCAGGTGTTGAGTTCATGCAAGTAGAATATGGCATAGGAAGCAATGGGATTATTACTCAATATGTCCCTGCAAGCTCAGTTACAGACTGGGCGCAAGTTTATGCAGTAAGGATGGGTTTTTTAATTGAGGGACAAGTAGGTTCCGGAACACTTGGTGCCCAAAAATTCACGGTATTAGATACCACAGTAACCGTACCAGCAGACAACCGAATTCGCCATGTATTTGAAATTACTATCAATTTGAGAAATGCCCTATCATGA